GGGGGCAATGGCCGAAGGCGGTGGGGATCGCGCCATGGCGCAATTGATGCAAAACAACCAGGAGGCCATGGCGCGTTATGCCGCCGAGCAAGGCAAGCCCGTGCCTGAAGTGCAGGCTTATCGCTACGGGATGAAGCTGGATATCGCCCGGGTGGTGAGTGTCACGCCGCCGGTTCGGACCTGCAAGGTCGTGCCCTCG
The Pseudomonas hygromyciniae genome window above contains:
- a CDS encoding DUF2790 domain-containing protein, coding for MKRLTRALGVLVFSLSMGAMAEGGGDRAMAQLMQNNQEAMARYAAEQGKPVPEVQAYRYGMKLDIARVVSVTPPVRTCKVVPSRMTYEDSSGQLKTLEYQVLGLCRNNGS